One Kineococcus aurantiacus genomic window carries:
- a CDS encoding polysaccharide pyruvyl transferase family protein translates to MAYVDAHTQFDNLGDDVILERLLTLLGERGEVVVDAKGVDPALLELTGAGRYRQAPALPLRILGDSLRDRLSPAHRRPRRVLVLKPGHIGGVPSARAVAERVALLGVTAGCRALGARVVRTAFSVADLHPSMLWLERAQTRLMHGYAPRDSRSVEYARSRGLRVTGTSADLAWTVPATGLRPGPGNGDVVLSLRSSTSGYERQDDYQRRLRALVTELQPLLREAGRRPVWVSQVVSDERFAAEVADGPAPRTVFDRTPAGARAVLAAYAAADVVLTNRLHTFLLALAQGTCAFVLTDPRTHAKLDGLLTDAGLADLLLDVRTVTARDVLQRVQELPERLGEIGDAVAKAFDAGAATVVATLDDAVSG, encoded by the coding sequence GTGGCGTACGTCGACGCCCACACGCAGTTCGACAACCTCGGCGACGACGTCATCCTCGAGCGGCTGCTGACGCTGCTCGGCGAACGGGGCGAGGTCGTCGTCGACGCCAAGGGGGTCGACCCCGCCCTCCTGGAGCTGACCGGCGCCGGCCGGTACCGGCAGGCCCCGGCGTTGCCGCTGCGCATCCTCGGGGACAGCCTGCGCGACAGGCTGTCGCCGGCCCACCGCCGGCCCCGTCGGGTCCTGGTGCTCAAACCCGGGCACATCGGCGGGGTGCCCTCGGCGCGGGCCGTCGCCGAGCGCGTCGCGCTGCTGGGCGTCACCGCCGGCTGCCGCGCGCTCGGGGCCCGCGTCGTGCGCACCGCGTTCTCGGTGGCCGACCTGCACCCGTCGATGCTGTGGCTCGAACGCGCCCAGACCCGGCTCATGCACGGCTACGCCCCGCGCGACAGCCGCAGCGTCGAGTACGCCCGCTCCCGCGGCCTGCGCGTCACCGGCACCTCCGCCGACCTGGCCTGGACCGTGCCCGCCACCGGGTTGCGGCCCGGCCCGGGCAACGGCGACGTCGTCCTCAGCCTGCGCTCCAGCACCTCCGGGTACGAGCGCCAGGACGACTACCAGCGGCGCCTGCGCGCCCTGGTCACCGAGCTGCAGCCCCTGCTGCGCGAGGCCGGCCGGCGGCCCGTGTGGGTCTCCCAGGTCGTCTCCGACGAGCGGTTCGCCGCCGAGGTCGCCGACGGCCCCGCACCGCGCACGGTCTTCGACCGCACCCCCGCGGGGGCCCGGGCCGTCCTCGCCGCGTACGCCGCGGCCGACGTCGTCCTGACCAACCGGCTGCACACGTTCCTGCTCGCCCTGGCCCAGGGCACCTGCGCGTTCGTGCTGACCGACCCGCGCACCCACGCCAAGCTCGACGGCCTGCTCACCGACGCCGGCCTGGCCGACCTGCTGCTGGACGTGCGGACCGTCACGGCCCGCGACGTCCTGCAGCGCGTCCAGGAGCTCCCCGAGCGGCTGGGGGAGATCGGCGACGCGGTGGCCAAGGCC
- a CDS encoding glycosyltransferase produces MTTTPGTTAPAGAQADPTMSVVVCTYTAARYPVFSAALHEVAAQLRDHDELVVVVDHNPELLDRVRADFPLARVVENSGPRGLSGARNSGIAEARGDVVAFLDDDAVPRDGWLEGLRADFRRTSVGVVGGGVVPAWEGGRAPRWFPEEFGWVVGCDFRGMPDEGEPMRNPIGANMAIRTTAFGTVAGFDTSAGRVGALPVGCEETDFCIRLRQADPGVLVLRRPTAAVDHLVPAARQKVSYVFSRCWHEGRSKGLLAARVGSADGLSSERAYVVRTVGSGVLRHLAALVRGQVAGPARAGVLAAGTLVTAAGFVSTRSAAPAPAPAEESFRPLRMLEVDLEGEGFTVTPEDARLRLLVTSDDRPIDLVDVPEHVLARPRPTPVHAAEVRNWLTEDGVRRLAGPDHRRPAPAVPSLPGHVAVSVVVPTAGRGEQLVRCVESLLAQRFTDLEVIVVDNNAEPGHVAGLLAAALAADPRLRLVHEPAGGSSGARNRGILEARADVIAATDDDVIAHPAWVGTLLGAFTDPEVDVVTGLVLADGLRVPAQETFEQYGGFSKGLDPQRFTRDSHVQQNPLHPYSAGKFGSGNNVAYRRSAVVRAGGYDPLLGPGSVVRAGQDLDLFLAVLFAGCTLVYEPAAMVFHEHRDSSEALHRQVHNYGRGLAAVMAKHVSTSPERAAGVLVRLPRAARYLFSPSSEKNADRGADYPRSLAWAEYRGLAEGVPAYLRGRLDRTARTTGALRSPTSGPTARPGAQIPDQSTRPAVPDGAAVAAPPAVSGATGPAGGAS; encoded by the coding sequence GTGACGACCACGCCGGGGACCACGGCCCCGGCCGGCGCGCAGGCCGACCCGACGATGAGCGTCGTGGTGTGCACGTACACCGCGGCCCGTTACCCGGTCTTCAGCGCCGCTCTGCACGAGGTCGCCGCACAACTGCGCGACCACGACGAACTCGTCGTCGTGGTGGACCACAACCCCGAACTCCTCGACCGCGTCCGTGCCGACTTCCCGCTCGCCCGGGTCGTCGAGAACTCCGGCCCGCGCGGCCTGTCCGGTGCGCGCAACTCCGGGATCGCCGAAGCCCGTGGTGACGTCGTCGCGTTCCTCGACGACGACGCCGTGCCCCGCGACGGCTGGCTGGAGGGACTGCGCGCGGACTTCCGCCGCACCTCCGTCGGGGTCGTCGGCGGCGGCGTCGTGCCCGCCTGGGAAGGCGGCCGCGCACCCCGCTGGTTCCCCGAGGAGTTCGGCTGGGTCGTCGGCTGCGACTTCCGCGGGATGCCCGACGAGGGGGAGCCGATGCGCAACCCCATCGGCGCCAACATGGCGATCCGGACCACCGCCTTCGGGACCGTGGCCGGTTTCGACACCTCCGCGGGCCGGGTCGGCGCGTTGCCCGTCGGCTGCGAGGAGACCGACTTCTGCATCCGGCTGCGCCAGGCCGACCCGGGTGTCCTCGTCCTGCGCCGCCCCACCGCCGCGGTCGACCACCTCGTCCCGGCCGCCCGGCAGAAGGTCTCCTACGTCTTCAGCCGCTGCTGGCACGAGGGCCGCTCCAAGGGCCTGCTCGCCGCCCGCGTCGGTTCCGCCGACGGGCTCTCCAGCGAACGGGCCTACGTCGTGCGCACCGTCGGCAGCGGCGTGCTGCGCCACCTCGCGGCCCTGGTCCGGGGCCAGGTCGCCGGCCCGGCCCGCGCGGGCGTCCTGGCCGCCGGGACCCTGGTGACGGCCGCCGGTTTCGTCAGCACCCGGTCCGCGGCCCCCGCGCCGGCACCGGCCGAGGAGTCCTTCCGCCCGTTGCGCATGCTCGAGGTCGACCTGGAGGGCGAGGGTTTCACCGTCACCCCCGAGGACGCCCGGCTGCGCCTCCTGGTGACCTCCGACGACCGGCCGATCGACCTGGTCGACGTGCCCGAGCACGTCCTGGCCCGGCCCCGGCCGACCCCCGTGCACGCCGCCGAGGTGCGCAACTGGCTGACCGAGGACGGTGTGCGCCGCCTCGCCGGCCCGGACCACCGCCGCCCGGCACCCGCGGTCCCGTCCCTGCCCGGGCACGTCGCGGTCTCCGTCGTCGTCCCCACGGCCGGCCGCGGCGAGCAACTCGTGCGGTGCGTGGAATCCCTCCTCGCGCAACGCTTCACCGACCTCGAGGTCATCGTCGTCGACAACAACGCCGAACCGGGTCACGTCGCCGGCCTGCTGGCCGCGGCGCTGGCCGCCGACCCGCGGCTGCGGCTCGTGCACGAACCCGCCGGGGGTTCCAGCGGGGCCCGCAACCGGGGCATCCTCGAAGCGCGGGCCGACGTCATCGCCGCCACCGACGACGACGTCATCGCCCACCCCGCGTGGGTCGGCACCCTGCTGGGCGCCTTCACCGACCCCGAGGTCGACGTCGTGACCGGGCTGGTCCTGGCCGACGGCCTGCGCGTCCCGGCCCAGGAGACCTTCGAGCAGTACGGCGGTTTCTCCAAGGGCCTGGACCCCCAGCGCTTCACGCGCGACAGCCACGTCCAGCAGAACCCGCTGCACCCGTACTCCGCCGGCAAGTTCGGTTCCGGCAACAACGTGGCCTACCGGCGCTCGGCCGTGGTGCGCGCCGGCGGGTACGACCCGCTGCTGGGGCCGGGGTCGGTGGTGCGCGCCGGTCAGGACCTCGACCTGTTCCTGGCGGTGCTGTTCGCCGGGTGCACCCTGGTGTACGAACCGGCCGCGATGGTGTTCCACGAGCACCGCGACAGCAGCGAGGCCCTGCACCGGCAGGTCCACAACTACGGTCGCGGGCTGGCGGCCGTCATGGCCAAGCACGTCTCCACCTCCCCCGAGCGGGCGGCGGGGGTCCTGGTGCGCCTGCCGCGGGCCGCCCGGTACCTGTTCTCCCCCTCCTCGGAGAAGAACGCCGACCGTGGTGCGGATTACCCCCGCTCCCTGGCCTGGGCCGAGTACCGTGGCCTCGCCGAAGGCGTTCCCGCGTACCTGCGGGGCCGCCTGGACCGCACGGCTCGCACCACCGGAGCGCTGCGGTCGCCGACGTCGGGCCCCACCGCCCGGCCCGGAGCGCAGATCCCCGACCAGTCCACCCGCCCCGCCGTCCCCGACGGTGCGGCCGTGGCCGCCCCGCCCGCGGTGAGCGGTGCGACCGGACCTGCAGGAGGTGCCAGCTGA